In a single window of the Vitis vinifera cultivar Pinot Noir 40024 chromosome 6, ASM3070453v1 genome:
- the LOC100246794 gene encoding probable CoA ligase CCL12 isoform X1, translating into MASKGKREILERESLPLSSILEREGGGLEMGMRVAEVGVGELVKAGLSMEEAQEFERILKAAVGGARGSDPSEVWREVVARRVLSPSHPHGLHRLVFHSVYAEWDESIRGPPLYWFPSLYESMHTNLGRLMETYGPRLLGLSYKDPITSYSLFQKFSVQNLEVYWSMVLKELSVLFHRAPRCILDTTDKSKHGGTWLPGAVLNIAECCLLPVSYPRKHDNSLAVVWRDEGNDDSPVNRLTLKELREQVMMVANVLDATFSKGDAIAIDMPMTVHAVIIYLAIVLAGFVVVSIADSFAAKEIATRLHVSKAKGIFTQDFIVRGGRKFPLYSRVVEAAPHKVIVLPAIGTDVDVQLREQDLSWKDFLSHADHLPRPNNYSPVYQPIDAVTNILFSSGTTGDPKAIPWTQVSPIRSSADAWAQINIQVGDVFCWPTNLGWVMGPTILYASFLTGAALALYHGSPLDRGFGKFVQDAGVTVLGTVPSLVKTWKNTGCMEGLDWTKIKSFASTGETSNVDDDLWLSSRAYYKPIIECCGGTELASSYIQGSVLQPQAFGTFSTAAMTTGFVILDENGVPYPDDQPCVGEVGLFPLIMGATDWLLNADHEEVYFKGMPMYKGMHLRRHGDIIKRTVGGYFVVQGRADDTMNLGGIKTSSVEIERVCDKADESVLESAAISTAPLNGGPELLVVFVVLKKGYDCEPNELKMKFSKAIQRNLNPLFKVNFVKIVPEFPRTASNKILRRVLRDQIKHELSVRSRI; encoded by the exons ATGGCAAGCAAAGGGAAGAGGGAGATCCTAGAGAGAGAAAGTCTGCCACTTTCATCGATCTTAGAAAGAGAAGGGGGTGGTCTGGAGATGGGGATGAGGGTAGCTGAAGTGGGAGTGGGGGAGCTGGTGAAGGCGGGATTATCCATGGAAGAAGCTCAAGAATTTGAGAGAATTTTGAAGGCAGCAGTGGGCGGAGCCAGAGGGTCGGACCCAAGTGAGGTGTGGCGCGAGGTGGTGGCTCGGAGGGTGCTGAGCCCATCGCACCCACATGGGTTGCACCGGCTGGTCTTCCACTCGGTCTATGCTGAATGGGATGAGTCCATCAGAGGCCCTCCTCTCTACTGGTTCCCTTCTCT ATATGAGTCTATGCATACGAACTTGGGTAGATTGATGGAAACCTATGGTCCACGGCTACTAGGGTTATCATACAAGGATCCTATAACAAGTTACAGCCTCTTTCAGAAGTTCTCTGTTCAAAATCTTGAG GTCTACTGGTCGATGGTTCTAAAAGAGCTTTCAGTTTTGTTCCATAGAGCCCCAAGGTGCATCCTAGATACAACTGACAAATCAAAGCATGGGGGAACATGGCTTCCTGGTGCGGTTTTGAATATTGCTGAATGTTGTTTGCTACCTGTAAGTTACCCGAGAAAGCATGATAACAGTTTGGCTGTTGTATGGAGAGATGAAGGCAATGATGATTCTCCTGTTAATCGGTTGACATTAAAAGAACTCCGAGAACAAGTAAT GATGGTGGCAAATGTGTTGGATGCTACTTTCTCAAAGGGCGATGCAATTGCGATTGACATGCCGATGACAGTCCATGCAGTTATCATATACTTGGCAATTGTTCTAGCAGGATTTGTTGTTGTATCAATAGCCGACAGCTTTGCAGCCAAGGAAATTGCAACTCGTTTGCACGTTTCAAAAGCAAAGGGTATCTTCACTCAG GACTTCATTGTAAGAGGGGGTCGAAAATTTCCTTTGTACAG TCGAGTTGTAGAAGCTGCTCCACATAAAGTGATTGTGCTCCCTGCAATTGGAACAGATGTAGATGTTCAATTAAGAGAACAAGATTTATCATGGAAAGATTTCCTTTCCCATGCTGATCATCTTCCAAG ACCGAATAACTACTCACCTGTCTATCAACCAATAGATGCTGTGACTAATATCCTCTTTTCATCTGGAACCACAG GAGATCCTAAAGCTATTCCATGGACTCAAGTTTCTCCAATTAGATCTTCTGCTGATGCATGGGCACAGATCAATATTCAAGTTGGAGATGTCTTCTGCTGGCCAACAAATCTAGGATGGGTGATGGGACCTACTATACTTTATGCATCATTTCTAACTGGTGCAGCTCTAGCTCTCTATCATGGATCTCCTCTTGACCGTGGCTTTGGAAAGTTTGTTCAG GATGCGGGAGTAACTGTCTTGGGTACAGTTCCAAGCCTAGTGAAGACTTGGAAAAATACAGGATGCATGGAAGGCTTAGATTGGACAAAGATAAA GTCGTTTGCTTCCACTGGAGAAACATCCAATGTTGATGACGACCTTTGGCTTTCTTCAAGGGCTTATTACAAACCCATTATTGAATGTTGTGGAGGCACAGAGCTTGCTTCAAGCTACATCCAAGGAAGCGTGTTGCAACCTCAAGCTTTTGGAACTTTTAGCACTGCTGCAATGACAACAGGCTTTGTCATTCTTGATGAAAATGGTGTTCCCTAT CCAGACGATCAACCTTGTGTTGGTGAAGTGGGTTTGTTCCCTCTAATCATGGGAGCAACTGATTGGTTACTAAATGCTGACCATGAGGAGGTCTACTTCAAGGGAATGCCAATGTACAAAGGAATG CACCTCAGGAGACATGGGGACATCATTAAGAGGACTGTAGGAGGCTATTTTGTTGTACAAGGCAGAGCTGATGACACCATGAATCTTGGGGGCATCAAG ACAAGTTCAGTTGAAATTGAACGTGTGTGTGACAAGGCTGATGAAAGTGTTTTGGAAAGTGCTGCAATTAGTACTGCACCACTAAATGGTGGTCCAGAACTGTTGGTTGTATTTGTGGTACTGAAGAAAGGATATGATTGTGAACCCAATGAACTGAAGATGAAATTCTCAAAAGCCATACAGCGGAACCTTAACCCTTTGTTTAAG GTGAACTTTGTTAAGATTGTCCCCGAGTTTCCTCGAACTGCTTCTAACAAGATACTGAGGCGAGTTTTGAGGGACCAAATTAAGCATGAGCTTTCAGTTCGGAGTAGAATTTAA
- the LOC100246794 gene encoding probable CoA ligase CCL12 isoform X2 — translation MHTNLGRLMETYGPRLLGLSYKDPITSYSLFQKFSVQNLEVYWSMVLKELSVLFHRAPRCILDTTDKSKHGGTWLPGAVLNIAECCLLPVSYPRKHDNSLAVVWRDEGNDDSPVNRLTLKELREQVMMVANVLDATFSKGDAIAIDMPMTVHAVIIYLAIVLAGFVVVSIADSFAAKEIATRLHVSKAKGIFTQDFIVRGGRKFPLYSRVVEAAPHKVIVLPAIGTDVDVQLREQDLSWKDFLSHADHLPRPNNYSPVYQPIDAVTNILFSSGTTGDPKAIPWTQVSPIRSSADAWAQINIQVGDVFCWPTNLGWVMGPTILYASFLTGAALALYHGSPLDRGFGKFVQDAGVTVLGTVPSLVKTWKNTGCMEGLDWTKIKSFASTGETSNVDDDLWLSSRAYYKPIIECCGGTELASSYIQGSVLQPQAFGTFSTAAMTTGFVILDENGVPYPDDQPCVGEVGLFPLIMGATDWLLNADHEEVYFKGMPMYKGMHLRRHGDIIKRTVGGYFVVQGRADDTMNLGGIKTSSVEIERVCDKADESVLESAAISTAPLNGGPELLVVFVVLKKGYDCEPNELKMKFSKAIQRNLNPLFKVNFVKIVPEFPRTASNKILRRVLRDQIKHELSVRSRI, via the exons ATGCATACGAACTTGGGTAGATTGATGGAAACCTATGGTCCACGGCTACTAGGGTTATCATACAAGGATCCTATAACAAGTTACAGCCTCTTTCAGAAGTTCTCTGTTCAAAATCTTGAG GTCTACTGGTCGATGGTTCTAAAAGAGCTTTCAGTTTTGTTCCATAGAGCCCCAAGGTGCATCCTAGATACAACTGACAAATCAAAGCATGGGGGAACATGGCTTCCTGGTGCGGTTTTGAATATTGCTGAATGTTGTTTGCTACCTGTAAGTTACCCGAGAAAGCATGATAACAGTTTGGCTGTTGTATGGAGAGATGAAGGCAATGATGATTCTCCTGTTAATCGGTTGACATTAAAAGAACTCCGAGAACAAGTAAT GATGGTGGCAAATGTGTTGGATGCTACTTTCTCAAAGGGCGATGCAATTGCGATTGACATGCCGATGACAGTCCATGCAGTTATCATATACTTGGCAATTGTTCTAGCAGGATTTGTTGTTGTATCAATAGCCGACAGCTTTGCAGCCAAGGAAATTGCAACTCGTTTGCACGTTTCAAAAGCAAAGGGTATCTTCACTCAG GACTTCATTGTAAGAGGGGGTCGAAAATTTCCTTTGTACAG TCGAGTTGTAGAAGCTGCTCCACATAAAGTGATTGTGCTCCCTGCAATTGGAACAGATGTAGATGTTCAATTAAGAGAACAAGATTTATCATGGAAAGATTTCCTTTCCCATGCTGATCATCTTCCAAG ACCGAATAACTACTCACCTGTCTATCAACCAATAGATGCTGTGACTAATATCCTCTTTTCATCTGGAACCACAG GAGATCCTAAAGCTATTCCATGGACTCAAGTTTCTCCAATTAGATCTTCTGCTGATGCATGGGCACAGATCAATATTCAAGTTGGAGATGTCTTCTGCTGGCCAACAAATCTAGGATGGGTGATGGGACCTACTATACTTTATGCATCATTTCTAACTGGTGCAGCTCTAGCTCTCTATCATGGATCTCCTCTTGACCGTGGCTTTGGAAAGTTTGTTCAG GATGCGGGAGTAACTGTCTTGGGTACAGTTCCAAGCCTAGTGAAGACTTGGAAAAATACAGGATGCATGGAAGGCTTAGATTGGACAAAGATAAA GTCGTTTGCTTCCACTGGAGAAACATCCAATGTTGATGACGACCTTTGGCTTTCTTCAAGGGCTTATTACAAACCCATTATTGAATGTTGTGGAGGCACAGAGCTTGCTTCAAGCTACATCCAAGGAAGCGTGTTGCAACCTCAAGCTTTTGGAACTTTTAGCACTGCTGCAATGACAACAGGCTTTGTCATTCTTGATGAAAATGGTGTTCCCTAT CCAGACGATCAACCTTGTGTTGGTGAAGTGGGTTTGTTCCCTCTAATCATGGGAGCAACTGATTGGTTACTAAATGCTGACCATGAGGAGGTCTACTTCAAGGGAATGCCAATGTACAAAGGAATG CACCTCAGGAGACATGGGGACATCATTAAGAGGACTGTAGGAGGCTATTTTGTTGTACAAGGCAGAGCTGATGACACCATGAATCTTGGGGGCATCAAG ACAAGTTCAGTTGAAATTGAACGTGTGTGTGACAAGGCTGATGAAAGTGTTTTGGAAAGTGCTGCAATTAGTACTGCACCACTAAATGGTGGTCCAGAACTGTTGGTTGTATTTGTGGTACTGAAGAAAGGATATGATTGTGAACCCAATGAACTGAAGATGAAATTCTCAAAAGCCATACAGCGGAACCTTAACCCTTTGTTTAAG GTGAACTTTGTTAAGATTGTCCCCGAGTTTCCTCGAACTGCTTCTAACAAGATACTGAGGCGAGTTTTGAGGGACCAAATTAAGCATGAGCTTTCAGTTCGGAGTAGAATTTAA
- the LOC100251923 gene encoding feruloyl CoA ortho-hydroxylase F6H1-3, whose protein sequence is MAPTMVVSATNSWDITDFVVNQGHGVKGLSEMKLPSLPKQFIQPPEERIDASKVVCEKCIPVIDMAGLDDPKVAELICDAAEKWGFFQVVNHGVPIGVLEDVKEATHRFFALPGEEKKKYSKENSNSNSVRFGTSFTPQAEKSLEWKDYLSLFYVSEDEASALWPSVCKDQALEYMKRSELVIRQLLDVLMRRLNVKEIDEKKESLLMGSMRINLNYYPICPNPELTVGVGRHSDVSTLTVLLQDDIGGLYVKGVHDTWVHVPPIRGSLVINIGDALQIMSNGRYKSVEHRVIANGSSNRVSVPIFVNPRPSEVIGPLPELLEGGEEPLYKQVLYSDYVKHFFRKAHDGKNTVEFAKI, encoded by the exons ATGGCTCCAACAATGGTGGTATCAGCCACCAACTCATGGGATATCACTGACTTTGTTGTGAACCAAGGCCATGGAGTAAAGGGTCTCTCAGAAATGAAGCTTCCATCCCTTCCCAAGCAGTTCATCCAACCCCCTGAAGAGAGGATTGATGCAAGCAAAGTAGTATGTGAAAAGTGCATACCAGTGATCGATATGGCAGGTTTGGATGATCCAAAGGTGGCTGAACTGATATGTGATGCAGCTGAGAAGTGGGGGTTCTTCCAGGTTGTTAATCATGGAGTCCCCATTGGTGTACTTGAGGATGTGAAGGAGGCAACTCATCGGTTCTTTGCGTTGCCTggagaggagaagaagaagtaCTCGAAGGAGAATTCTAATAGTAACAGTGTGAGGTTCGGGACAAGCTTTACTCCTCAGGCAGAGAAGAGCTTGGAGTGGAAAGATTATCTTAGTCTCTTCTATGTCTCAGAGGATGAGGCTTCTGCACTGTGGCCTAGTGTATGCAA GGATCAAGCACTGGAGTATATGAAGAGGTCTGAGCTAGTCATCAGGCAGCTGCTGGATGTGCTGATGAGGAGGCTAAATGTGAAGGAAATTGATGAAAAGAAAGAGTCTCTCTTGATGGGTTCAATGAGGATTAACCTTAACTACTACCCGATTTGTCCTAATCCTGAACTGACAGTGGGAGTAGGGCGACACTCTGATGTTTCAACCCTCACTGTCCTCCTCCAAGATGACATTGGTGGCCTCTATGTGAAGGGAGTTCATGATACCTGGGTTCATGTTCCACCTATAAGGGGATCGCTTGTGATCAACATTGGCGATGCCCTACAGATAATGAGCAATGGACGATACAAGAGCGTTGAGCACCGTGTCATTGCCAATGGGAGCAGCAACAGGGTGTCAGTTCCAATCTTTGTGAACCCAAGGCCAAGCGAGGTCATCGGTCCTTTGCCAGAGTTGCTTGAGGGAGGAGAGGAACCACTGTACAAGCAAGTTCTCTACTCAGATTATGTGAAGCACTTCTTCAGGAAGGCACATGATGGGAAGAACACTGTTGAATTTGCAAAGATATGA
- the LOC100257056 gene encoding feruloyl CoA ortho-hydroxylase F6H1-3, with translation MAPKMVQSATNSWDITDFVVNQGHGVKGLSEMKLLSIPKQFIQPPEERIDASKVVCEECIPVIDMACLDGPKVAQMICDAAEKWGFFQVVNHGVPLGVLEDVKEATHRFFALPGEEKRKYSKENSRSNNVRFGTSFTPQAEKSLEWKDYLSLFYVSENEASALWPSVCKDQALEYMKRSELVIRQLLEVLTRRLNVKEIDEKKESLLMGSMRINLNYYPICPNPELTVGVGRHSDVSILTVLLQDDIGGLYVRGVHDTWVHVPPIRGSLVINIGDALQIMSNGRYKSVEHRVIASGSSNRVSVPIFVNPRPSEVIGPLPEVLEGGEEPLYKQVLYSDYVKHFFRKAHDGKNSVEFAKI, from the exons ATGGCTCCGAAGATGGTGCAATCGGCCACCAACTCATGGGATATCACCGACTTTGTTGTGAACCAAGGCCATGGAGTGAAGGGTCTCTCTGAAATGAAACTCCTATCCATTCCCAAGCAGTTCATCCAACCCCCTGAAGAGAGGATTGATGCAAGCAAAGTAGTATGCGAAGAGTGCATACCGGTGATCGATATGGCCTGTTTGGATGGTCCAAAGGTGGCTCAAATGATATGTGATGCAGCCGAGAAGTGGGGGTTCTTCCAGGTTGTTAACCATGGAGTCCCCCTCGGTGTGCTCGAGGATGTGAAGGAGGCAACCCATCGGTTCTTCGCGTTGCCTGGAGAGGAGAAGAGGAAGTACTCGAAGGAGAATTCGAGAAGTAACAATGTGAGGTTCGGGACAAGCTTTACTCCTCAGGCAGAGAAGAGCTTGGAGTGGAAAGATTATCTTAGTCTTTTCTATGTCTCAGAGAACGAGGCTTCTGCACTGTGGCCTAGTGTATGCAA GGATCAAGCACTGGAGTATATGAAGAGGTCAGAGCTAGTCATCAGGCAGCTGCTGGAGGTGCTGACGAGGAGGCTAAATGTGAaggaaattgatgaaaaaaaagagTCTCTCTTGATGGGTTCAATGAGGATTAACCTTAACTACTACCCGATTTGTCCTAATCCTGAACTGACAGTGGGAGTAGGGCGACACTCTGATGTTTCGATCCTCACTGTCCTCCTCCAAGATGACATTGGTGGCCTCTATGTGAGGGGAGTTCATGATACCTGGGTTCATGTTCCACCTATAAGGGGGTCGCTTGTGATCAACATTGGCGATGCCCTGCAGATAATGAGCAATGGACGATACAAGAGCGTTGAGCACCGTGTCATTGCCAGTGGGAGCAGCAACAGGGTGTCAGTTCCAATCTTTGTGAACCCGAGGCCAAGCGAGGTCATCGGTCCTTTGCCAGAGGTGCTTGAGGGAGGAGAGGAACCGCTGTACAAGCAAGTTCTCTACTCGGATTATGTGAAGCACTTCTTCAGGAAGGCACACGATGGGAAGAACAGTGTCGAATTTGCAAAGATATGA